In the Helianthus annuus cultivar XRQ/B chromosome 11, HanXRQr2.0-SUNRISE, whole genome shotgun sequence genome, one interval contains:
- the LOC110890113 gene encoding uncharacterized protein LOC110890113, protein MFSILLIFAYLMADVAPWGHGGDGAGDPPIPPGGFRGTHETDAVPPKRVRGKAKNEKLRRLVKAGGPVSLTFDRQVTYTPVGKSRDMFSREAGLYMWRSIPFDKIGWDNVEQHYKDALMNHLRENFNFDEVERDYEAKNLTGGIRAVLMKRYSDRKYEAKKLFKSKGGYNDLESARAFHPKDMPYDNWLRTIEGFREAKYIKRSEANTLVREKQQFPYRGGTSSYGSTAYKNDMDWVPTYAKTHTDNQGNWVDPVAEQNYRNIQQATSQWSGEGPPIAPYQEALGERRGWYRGMGPKPSSNTSSHSSSNMSSSQARTQEPFSEDFVNSLFQTPSFLSQLNNYLASQGKGKGKSKGYDSDNLFDNESDDEPNDNDDDE, encoded by the exons ATGTTTTCGATATTGTTGATATTCGCGTATCTGATGGCTGATGTGGCCCCCTGGGGACATGGGGGTGACGGCGCTGGTGATCCACCGATTCCTCCTGGTGGATTTCGTGGCACACATGAGACAGACG CGGTTCCCCCGAAGAGGGTTAGGGGGAAAGCAAAAAACGAGAAACTAAGGCGTCTGGTAAAAGCGGGGGGGCCTGTATCGCTTACGTTTGACAGGCAGGTGACGTATACCCCTGTTGGTAAATCAAGGGATATGTTTTCACGGGAGGCCGGCCTGTATATGTGGCGGTCCATCCCCTTCGATAAAATTGGATGGGATAACGTTGAACAACATTACAAGGATGCCCTCATGAACCACTTACGG gaaaatttcaattttgatgAAGTGGAACGTGACTATGAGGCCAAAAACTTGACGGGTGGCATTAGGGCTGTGCTTATGAAGCGGTACTCTGACCGCAAGTACGAGGCTAAAAAATTATTTAAGAGCAAGGGAGGTTACAATGATCTTGAGAGTGCACGGGCATTCCATCCCAAGGATATGCCCTATGATAACTGGTTGAGAACCATTGAAGGTTTCCGGGAAGCTAAATATATTAAAAGAAGCGAGGCCAACACACTAGTACGCGAGAAACAACAATTCCCATACCGTGGGGGGACATCTTCGTACGGTAGCACCGCctataaaaat GATATGGATTGGGTACCTACGTATGCTAAAACCCACACGGACAATCAAGGGAATTGGGTTGATCCGGTTGCTGAACAAAATTAC CGGAACATACAACAGGCCACAAGTCAATGGAGCGGTGAGGGTCCGCCAATTGCCCCGTATCAGGAAGCGTTGGGTGAGCGGCGAGGATGGTACCGCGGGATGGGGCCTAAACCTTCTTCCAACACGTCCTCGCACTCGTCATCTAACATGTCGTCTTCGCAAGCTCGGACGCAAGAACCCTTTTCCGAG GATTTTGTTAACAGCTTGTTCCAAACCCCGTCATTTTTGAGCCAACTTAACAACTATCTTGCTtcacaaggaaaaggaaaaggaaagtcaAAAGGCTACGATTCTGACAACTTATTCGATAATGAATCCGACGATGAACCCAACGATAACGATGACGATGAGTGA
- the LOC110890112 gene encoding uncharacterized protein LOC110890112 yields MPPWLCMRESTFMLTLLIPGPKSPGKDMDVFLRPLVDELKQLWQTGVRTKDAATNTYFTMKAALLWTINDFPARSSLSGWSGQGYMACPTCNQDTPSIRVTGKCAYVGHRRFLDANHPWRTSLDFNGRPETRDPPRQFSPADIEAQLGRLINRLPGKHPDFGGRRITRSDFELNWSKRSIFFDLEYWSSLQLKHNLDVMHIEKNVCDSLLGTLLMNDKSKDTPNARSDLEKLNIRPSQWLKQSGGKFLSPHPKYSFKSDDRKLFCQFIKNVKLPDGFGSNISKRVTDNNANITGLKSHDCHILMQRLIPIGVRGLLTKDTSTPIVDLCMFFKQLCSRTLSVDDMKKAKDDIVTILCKLEMIYPPAFFDIMVHLLVHLPDEAIAGGPVAFRWMYPFERYMKKLKNYVKNPARPEGCIAECYVFEEALTFCSMYLKDVQTKFNRPDRNDDVVVEKRKLWVFESKCRYVGARKEKYLSFIEKSKMEWFVLENCAEVREYMNEFKHTHPHDDLKTKFPGWFLHKVHSMKTQNSPEFHPELYALSICAKMTAYTYTACIVNGVRFKTLERDAKCATQNSGVEVVGENGVKFYGQLEEIIELRYTNDYSTVLFRCKWFDTQRGVNHDNNITSISTEHEWDKDDQLIFASQAKQVFFIQETSRNQKNKHRWVVENVNHRRIWDRPLSDDRVNKVQNVGKSLEDSDVVDNNSSSDCPLVIDLTQYFQIGSSHVTAGEPSIEVDPPTATVDEVFEVETDSDEVEAAYDEDDPDYVESD; encoded by the exons ATGCCTCCCTGGCTATGCATGCGAGAGTCCACATTCATGTTGACCTTGTTGATTCCTGGCCCTAAATCACCGGGGAAAGACATGGACGTTTTCCTTAGACCGTTAGTGGATGAGCTTAAGCAATTGTGGCAGACAGGTGTACGTACTAAAGACGCAGCAACAAACACATACTTCACAATGAAGGCGGCGTTGTTATGGACCATAAATGACTTTCCAGCCCGTAGTAGCCTATCAGGTTGGAGCGGACAAGGCTACATGGCATGCCCAACTTGTAACCAAGACACTCCTTCAATACGTGTAACTGGTAAATGTGCTTATGTTGGCCATCGCCGGTTCTTAGATGCCAACCATCCTTGGAGAACAAGTCTCGACTTTAACGGGAGACCCGAGACACGAGACCCTCCGAGACAGTTTAGCCCAGCTGACATAGAAGCTCAACTAGGTCGTTTAATTAATCGTCTACCAGGCAAGCATCCAGATTTTGGAGGTAGGAGGATAACCCGGTCAGATTTCGAGTTGAACTGGTCCAAAAGAAGCATATTTTTTGACCTTGAGTATTGGTCTTCTCTGCAGCTGAAACATAACTTAGATGTAATGCATATAGAGAAAAATGTGTGCGACAGCTTGCTCGGTACTCTTCTGATGAACGATAAGAGCAAAGACACGCCAAATGCGCGGTCTGACTTGGAAAAACTAAACATTCGGCCGTCACAATGGCTGAAACAATCGGGTGGCAAGTTCTTAAGTCCCCACCCAAAGTACTCATTCAAGTCCGATGATCGAAAACTTTTTTGTCAgtttataaaaaatgttaaattaCCAGATGGGTTTGGATCGAATATCAGTAAGAGGGTGACAGATAACAATGCTAACATTACCGGGTTGAAATCTCATgactgtcatatcctcatgcaaCGTTTGATACCGATTGGGGTTAGAGGGCTTTTGACTAAAGATACATCTACACCAATAGTAGACCTTTGTATGTTCTTTAAGCAACTTTGCTCTAGAACACTATCGGTGGATGATATGAAGAAAGCAAAGGATGACATTGTTACCATCTTATGCAAGTTAGAGATGATCTATCCACCTGCGTTTTTTGACATTATGGTTCATTTACTTGTGCATTTACCTGATGAAGCGATTGCGGGAGGTCCAGTAGCTTTTAGATGGATGTATCCATTTGAAAGGTACATGAAAAAACTAAAGAACTATGTTAAAAACCCGGCAAGGCCTGAAGGTTGTATAGCTGAATGTTATGTGTTTGAAGAAGCTCTAACATTTTGTTCAATGTACCTTAAAGATGTTCAGACTAAGTTCAATCGCCCAGATAGAAACGATGATGTCGTTGTTGAAAAAAGAAAGTTATGGGTGTTTGAGTCAAAATGTCGTTATGTTGGCGCAAGAAAGGAGAAATATCTATCATTCATCGAAAAAAGCAAGATGGAATGGTTTGTCCTCGAAAACTGCGCAGAAGTTAGGGAGTACATGAA TGAATTCAAACATACACATCCCCATGATGATCTTAAAACCAAATTTCCGGGATGGTTTCTCCATAag GTCCATTCGATGAAAACACAAAATTCTCCAGAATTCCACCCGGAGTTGTATGCTCTTTCAATTTGTGCGAAAATGACTGCTTACACTTACACTGCTTGCATAGTCAACGGTGTTAGGTTTAAGACACTTGAACGTGATGCAAAATGCGCAACGCAAAACTCTGGGGTGGAAGTGGTTGGAGAGAACGGTGTGAAATTTTATGGCCAATTAGAAGAAATTATTGAGTTGCGTTATACAAATGATTATTCCACTGTCCTATTTCGGTGCAAGTGGTTTGATACTCAAAGGGGTGTAAACCATGACAATAATATCACCAGTATAAGCACTGAACATGAATGGGACAAAGACGATCAACTCATATTTGCTTCGCAAGCCAAACAAGTGTTCTTCATCCAAGAAACGTCtcgaaaccaaaaaaataaacatagGTGGGTAGTCGAAAATGTTAATCATCGAAGAATTTGGGATCGGCCATTAAGTGATGACCGCGTCAATAAGGTTCAAAATGTTGGCAAAAGCTTAGAAGATAGTGACGTTGTTGACAACAACTCTTCATCTGACTGTCCACTTGTCATTGACTTGACCCAATACTTTCAAATTGGATCTTCTCATGTTACTGCGGGTGAGCCTTCAATTGAAGTTGATCCCCCAACGGCCACCGTCGATGAAGTGTTTGAAGTCGAGACTGATTCTGATGAGGTCGAGGCTGCTTATGATGAGGATGATCCCGATTATGTGGAGTCTGACTAA